TTACAGCTGACGATGAATCAGATGCTATTATCTCTGATGAAAGTGATGAAGAAGTTGTTCAGGAAAATCACGTGCACACAATATTATTCAACAACCAACTGGCTCAACAAGGTTTGCAGCTCAGGTTTGCGGCCAAAGTGTGGATACTGCCTTTAAACTCTTTATAACACCAGAAATGATTAGAATTATTGTCAACTGCACTAATGCTGAAGCTCGTAGAATAAGACTAGAAGGATGGATTGACACAACAGTAAATGAACTTTATGAGTTTATTAGAATTCTTCTTCTAGCTGGAGTGTtccattataaaaaacaaagcataAAAGAACTTTGGAGTAGATTAGATGGCATACCAATATTTTCGGCTTCAATGCAAAGACATCGATTTGTTAACTTGCGACTATGCATTCGATTTGATGAGAGAGAAACAAGAAATCAAAGACGGTTTGAAGACAAATTTGCACCTCTAAGAAATAATGGAAATGTTTATTACTAAATGTAAGAGCAACTACAATCCAAGTGCATATCTCACTGTCGATGAGCAACTAGTTACATTTAGGGGACGTTGTCCATTTAAGATGTTTATACCTACTAAGCCAGGAAAGTATGGAATGAAGATATGGATATTATGTGATGCTGAAACCTCTTACTGCATAAACTTGCAACCGTTTATTGGTAGAGTAAATGGAGCGCATGATGTTGGACAAGGTACACGAGTAGTTCTTGAACTAACTTATCACTTAAATGGAAGTGGTAGACACATAACagctgataatttttttacaaacattcatCTTGCACGTGCATTGCTAGGACCTAAAATGACATACACTggcaccattaaaaaaaataaaggagaaATACCAAAAAAGTTATTCCCAGCCTTACATCGACCAGTTTACTCTAGCATCTTTGGTTTTCAAAATGACTCTACAATAGTTTCTTATGTACCTAAGAAAAACAAAGcagtaatattattatcaacCTTCCATCACAGTAATGACATTGTTGTGGACCATAATGAAAAACCACATATTAttctaaattacaaaaaatataaatgtggAGTTGACACATTAGACCAGGTTGTCAGGTGCTACTCGAGTCGCCGAAAGAGTAACCGATGGCCA
This genomic interval from Hydra vulgaris chromosome 01, alternate assembly HydraT2T_AEP contains the following:
- the LOC136074633 gene encoding piggyBac transposable element-derived protein 4-like, yielding MFIPTKPGKYGMKIWILCDAETSYCINLQPFIGRVNGAHDVGQGTRVVLELTYHLNGSGRHITADNFFTNIHLARALLGPKMTYTGTIKKNKGEIPKKLFPALHRPVYSSIFGFQNDSTIVSYVPKKNKAVILLSTFHHSNDIVVDHNEKPHIILNYKKYKCGVDTLDQVVRCYSSRRKSNRWPFTMFCNILDIAAYNALILFLSIHPNYKNGASHRRREFLKELSKSLIKKFDANDNLPQIVANNNLRQVIAQNSFLNQGQPIQEQHIKRCYMCPRVHDRKTRLQCASCSHSVCKAHNKIVCNSCLI